In the genome of Amia ocellicauda isolate fAmiCal2 chromosome 3, fAmiCal2.hap1, whole genome shotgun sequence, one region contains:
- the LOC136747081 gene encoding olfactory receptor 4S2-like codes for MENSTHIISFILTDYGETGSLKYLYFIILLMLYIIIISFNVLILAVVYMERSLHRPMFFFICSLAVNGLYGSTGLFPAVLVNLLSDIHEIPRVGCFLQIFCLHSYGCCEYTNLAVMGYDRYVSICHPLHYHKIMSHSRVFKLILFTWLFSLGTFTITVMLTVQLEFCGRIIEKIVCANYSLVKLACRDMTLYNISGTLSIFFSIIPQMLLICYSYANILKICMKSSKESQAKALNTCSPHLIVLVNFLFGCLFELIQIRFNMSHVHRVVRIILSVYFLIFPPLMNPIIYGIRTKAIRQTIKKMLKLNEKRSSNAVQKKDTSVCNT; via the coding sequence ATGGAAAACTCAACCCATATCATCTCATTTATATTGACTGATTATGGAGAAACCGGTTCTCTGaaatatctttattttataattttactgatgttgtatattattattatttcttttaatgttcttattttagcAGTAGTCTATATGGAGAGGAGTTTGCACAGacctatgttttttttcatatgtAGCTTAGCAGTCAATGGATTGTACGGGAGCACAGGGTTGTTCCCTGCTGTGTTAGTTAATCTTTTGTCTGATATCCATGAGATTCCTCGGGTGGGATGTTTCTTACAGATTTTCTGTCTGCACTCATATGGATGTTGTGAATATACTAATTTGGCTGTGATGGGCTATGACAGATATGTGTCGATTTGCCATCCACTGCACTACCATAAAATAATGTCCCATTCCAGAGTTTTTAAACTAATCTTGTTCACTTGGCTTTTTTCGCTTGGCACTTTTACAATCACTGTTATGTTGACGGTTCAACTGGAGTTTTGTGGAAGAATCATTGAAAAAATTGTTTGTGCTAACTATTCACTAGTCAAACTAGCCTGCAGAGATATGACACTTTATAATATATCTGGGAcactttcaattttttttagtATTATACCCCAAATGCTTCTCATTTGTTACTCATATGCAAACATTCTCAAGATATGCATGAAATCCTCTAAAGAATCACAAGCTAAAGCCCTAAATACCTGCAGCCCCCATTTAATAGTATTGGTGAACTTTCTGTTTGGCTGTCTCTTTGAACTGATTCAAATCAGATTCAATATGAGCCATGTACACAGAGTTGTTCGAATTATACTTTCTGTCTACTTTTTGATCTTCCCTCCTCTTAtgaatccaattatttatggcATCAGAACTAAAGCCATAAGACAGacgattaaaaaaatgttaaagctCAATGAAAAACGATCATCTAATGCTGTGCAAAAAAAAGATACATCTGTGTGTAACACATAA